The DNA window AACCATGCCGCCGACCGGCGACATCCCGGGGGCTCGTGTCCCGGTCACCGAACAAAAGAGAACCGGGACACGAGCCGTGCCCTGTTAAGGAATAACCCGGTTTCTCAGGTTGTTGGGATACGGACCCGCGCCGTGGACGCCGAGTTCGTGGGCGAGATCGAAGTTGTAGAAGGGGTGCACGGTGAAGTACCCCTGCAGGTTCTGCCCACCGAAGCAGACCGGGTCCGCCCCGTTCGGCGAGTGGGGGCCGTTGCAGAGGCTCAGCGTGGGATAGCGGAACGAGTCGAGCGGGCGGAAACCGCCGCCGGGCCCGGGGAAGGGCAGGTAGCCGTTGACGCCGCCGGGGTCGCCCGGCCAGTTCGACTCCTCCTTCTGGCGCCGCCCGTCCGCGATCAGGATGCCCTGGATGTTCCGGTCCGGCGGCTCCGTCTCGAGTACGTTCCCGGCGATGAGCGCGCCCTCGCTGAACCCGGCGATGATCACCCGCGTGTTCAGGTCGCAGCCGGATTCGACGTACAGGTTGTGGAGCGCGGTCCGGAGGTTGGCGATCCCGATGTCGACGTTGCTCCACAGGTTCACGTCGGGTTGCGCGTTCGGGTAGGGAATGCGCACCGGGTTGGCGCCCTCGGGCGCGGTGGCGGGGTTGAGCATCCCCGCCGCGCCGCCGTCGGTGTACCCCGGCACCACGAACAGGACCGGGCCGCACGGTTGCGCGGCCTGCGCCGACGGCGCGGGCCCGATAGTCAAACCGGCGGCGGCGGCGAAGGACAGCGCGAGCGCCGTGACCCATCGTCGCCGCCGCGCACCGAATCTGGTCGTCACGACATCTCCTCACTGTGTGTGCTCGACTGGCGCCGCGACCGTAGCGAACGGCGATGAAGCACCGATGAAAAGGCTCCGCGAGCGGCGGGGATCACCAGGGCAGGGTGCCTTCGGCGTCGACGTAGCCGCAGGTGGGGCCGTCGGGGCCGAGCAGCGCCGTGCGCACGATGATCTCGGCGCCCTCCTCGACGGTCTGGACACCGGCGTGGTCGTTGAGATCGGTCTTGGTGAACCCCGGTTCCACCGCGTTGATCCGCATGGTGGGCAACGCTTTCGCGTACTGGACGGTGATCATGTTGACCGCGGTCTTCGACGCGGCGTATGCGACGCCTCGGTAGGCGTACGCCGGGGTCCCCGGGGTGGCGACCCTGGTGAGCGAGGCCAGCCCGCTGCTGACGTTGACCACGACCGGGGCCGGGGAACGCCGCAGCAGCGGGAGGAACGCGTGGAGCACGCGCACCGTGCCGAAGACGTTCGTCTCGAAGGTCCGGCGCAGCACGTCCGCGGTCAGCTCCTCGGCACCGATCACGACCTTGCCGTCGGCCATTTCGTGCTGGGCACCGGCGTTGTTGACGAGGACGTCCAGTCCCCCGTCTGCCTCGATGACCCGCGCCGCGGCATCGACGGACGCGTCATCGGTGATGTCGAGCTGGATCGCCCGCGCGCCAAGCCGTTCGGCGGCCTCGCGCCCGCGCCGGTCGTCCCGGCTTCCTATGTAGACGGTGTGCCCTTCGGCGATGAGCCGTCGTGCCGTCTCGAAGCCGAGCCCCTTGTTCGCGCCGGTGATCAGTGTCGTCGTCATGGATGCGACGCTACGATTGAGAGCGCGCTCGAAGTCAACACGCACCTCGGCCCCGGACTTCAAGGACATCACGGTGCACGCCGGCGGGGTTTCCTGGTACGGCAACTACGCCTAGGTGCTGCGGCTGACCCCCGGCGCTACGATCGAGGGCGTGCTCGAAGTCAACGACGACGGCATCAGCATCGCCGAGGCGGCCCGCCGCACCGGGGTCAGCGTGCACACCCTGCGCTACTACGAACGCGCCGGTCTCGTCGTCACCGCGATCGACCGCACCTCGGGCGGCAGGCGGCGCTACCGGCAGGTCGACCTGAACTGGATCACCGTGTGCACCAAGCTGCGCGCCACCGGCATGCCGATCAGGACCATCCGCCGCTACGCCGAACTCGTCGCCGCCGGGCACGGCAACGAGCAGGAACGGCTCGCCCTCATGGAAGCCCACCGCGCCGACGTGCTCGCCAGGCTCGCGGAAATGCGGCGGAGCCTCGACCTCATCGACCACAAGATCGACGTCTACCGGGGCAGGCTCGCCGCCGGGGACGCCGACCAGCTCTGGGCACCACGCCGCTGAAGTCCGAAGTGGACTCAGGCCGTCAGTGCACGCGCCCGTGGCTTTCCTCCAGCGAGAGCCCGCGCATCCGCCCGTCGATGATCGACCAGAACCGGGAGCACTTCATGGGCTCGCTCGCCGGGCACTTCAGGCCGTGTTCGAGCGCGGTGCGGGCCACCTCGATGCGGTGCTGCCGCTCGGCCAGCTCGGCCAGCTTCCGCTCGATCATCTCCCGCCTGCCGGTGCGCTCACCGTCGAGGTAGGTCCCGATCTCGGCGAGGGAGAATCCGATCTCGGCGAGGAAGAGGACAACGGCGACGTCCTTGACCGCGGACTCGGCGTAACGCCGCCGCCCCGAATCCCGCGAGGACGGCCGCACCAAGCCGAGCTCGTCGTAGTACCGCAGCGCGCTCGTCGGCACGCCGGTGCGCTCGGACAGCTCGCCGATCGACAGCGTCGTCGTGGTCATTGACTTCAAGCCTACTTGAAGTGCTTTGCTCGCCGCATGGACATCGGACAACGGGCACTGGGCCATTTCCTGCGGTGGTGGGCACGGCACGGCGGGCTGGCGCAGTTCCACCGGCCGACCGGAGCGCCGGGACACCTCGCGGGCTGGATCATGGGCAGCCGGTCGTCGAACGTGGCGCGCAACCGTTGGGCGGCAAGGCTTCTCGACGTCCAGCCGACCGACCGCGTGGTCGAAATCGGCTGCGGTCCCGGCGTGGCCGTCGCCGCGCTCAGCGCACTGGCGCCGCGGGGGCTGGTGGTCGGCGTCGACCATTCGGCGGTCATGATCGGCCAGGCCCGCCGCCGCAACCGCGCGGCCGTGCGGGCCGGACGGGTGCGCCTCGTGCACGCGCCGGTCGAAGGACTGTCCACAAGCGACGGACCGTTCGACGCCGCGCTCGCGGTCAACACGATCGGCATGTGGCCGGACCCGGCCGACCGGCTGCGCGAACTCGCGCTGCTGTTGCGCCCCGGCGGACGCATCGCACTGGTTTCGCAGCCGCGCTGCCCCGGCGCCACCGCGGCGACTTCGGCGAACGCCGCCACCGAACTGGCGGCCCTGCTCACCGAAGCCGGGTTCGGGCAGCTCCGGGTCGAACTGCTCGACCTCGATCCGCCGGTGGCGTGCGTGCTCGGACGACTGGTGCCCGAACCGGCGCGGTGATTCGCGAGAACGGGTCTTGCCCTCGACAGTGCCCTGCCGGTCCTGCCGCGTGCCATCGCGGCTGGGCATACTGGCTGGCGGTAGCGGTTCGAGCAGGCCGGAGGTGCCGTGCGCGCGCACGAACAGAAATCGGCGAGCGGACCGCGTGCGGGCACCCCGCGGCGGGACCCGGTCCCGGCGAGCCTGGACGCGGCCCTGATCGCGGCGAACGGCGGCAGGCCCGCCCCGCACCAGGTACTGACGGCCCAGCAGGTGGTGGGCAACAGCGTGGTGGGCCAGTCGATGACCGGTACCGCACCGGTCGTCCAGCGCGCGGTCGACGCCAGCCTCCCCCAGCCCGGCGCGGCCGAACGGTCCGCGGCGGTGCCCGACCTCCCGGCCGCGCTCGTGCAGCAGCTCCAAGCGGCACGCGCCGCGAGCGAACGCGAGGCGGCCCTGCGGGCCATGACCGACTACGTGTGGAACCAGATCGGCGACCAGGACGCCGAACTCCGGGCGAGGGTCCGGTTGCGTTACGTCAACCGCGCCACGGGGCCCGGCGGCGCGATGGCCCTCACCCACGAGCAGCTCGGCGGGGCGGAGGACGACAGTCCGCCGATCGTGCTCAGCATCTACCGCGGCGCGTTCGAGCGCGGTCCCGCGGTGCTCTACAGCACCCTGCGGCACGAACTCATCCACGCCATGCAGCGCTCCATGGTTCCCGACGAGGGCGAGGCCTCGGCCACGGACGAGTTCATGTTCGAAAACCTGTACCCACCGCCGGAGCTGGGCCCCGAAACCCGCGACACCCTGCAGCTGCCCATGCAGGAGATCGAAACGCACGTCTGGGAACTGGTGCACGCGGGCGAAACCGGGGTGGACCAGACCTACCGCACCGAGACGGTCGACTGGCTCGTGCGGTACACCGACGACCTCGTCACCGGGATCGGGGGAACCACCGCCGGCCAGTTCGGCTACTGGCGCAACTACCTCTCCCGGGCCCGGCGCTTGCTGGGCGATGCCGCGGCCGCGCTCGGCACCGAGGCGGCGGCACCGGTGACCGCGGCGGCCGGGCGGCTGGCCGCGGCGATCGCGACCCGTGCCGCCGCGGCCGCGAACTCCGCAGACGACGAAGGCAGGCGGAGCCGCTCACCCGGCGAGCAGCCGTCCAGCAAGCGGACGAAGCGCTGAGCCGGGTCAGTCCAGCAGGTCCTCGATCGTGATCGGGATGTGCCGGACCCGGACACCGGTGGCGTTGTAGACCGCGTTCGCGACCGCCGCCGCCATGCCGACGGTGCCGATCTCGCCGAGCCCTTTCGCGCCGACGGCGTTGTGCAGCGTGTCCGGGTATTCGACGAAGCGGACGTCGACCTCGGGGATGTCCGCGTTCACCGGGAGCAGGTACCCGGCGAAGTCGCCGTTGGCGAGCCTGCCGTTCGCCTCGATCTCCAGCCCTTCGTGCAAGGCGGCCGAGACGCCCCAGATCATGCCGCCCATGAGCTGGCTGCGCGCCGTCTTCTCGTTGATGACCCGGCCGGCGTCGAACACGCCGAGCATGCGGGACACGCGCGCTTCCCGCGTCCACTTGTGCACGCGGACCTCGCAGAACTGGGCGCCGAACGAGCTGAACGAGTGCTTGGTCAGCTCCTCGCCCGGCGCGGAGGACCCGTTCGCGGAGATCGACGGACGGCCCAGCGCCCGCAGCACTTCGCCGTAGGTCATCGACCTGCCGTCGGCGTGCACGCGGCCGTCGGCGTAGGTGACCTCCTCGCCGTCGAACGGCGCGCCGGGCGCGGAGGCCGCGGCGAGCAGGTCGTCGATCACCTTGGCCGCGGCGATCATGATCGCGGTGCCCGCGCTCGCGGTGGCCGTCGAGCCGCCGGACAGGCCGCCGGGCGGGAGCACCGAGTCGCCGAGCTTCGGGGTGATCCGCTCCGGCGCGATGTCCAGCGATTCGCCGCCCACCAGGGAAAGCACCGTCAGCAGGCCGGTCCCCGGGTCCGCGCCGCTCGTCGCGACCTCGGCCGTTTCGTCCGCGAGCAGGGTGACGCCCACGGTGGCCGGGAAGCGCAGCGCGGGGAACATCGCGGTGGCCGTGCCGAGCCCGACGAGCCAGTCGCCGTCGGTGCGCCCGTCCGGCGAGCGGTCCGCCCAGCCGAACCGGTCCGCGCCGACGCGGAAGCACTCGTCGAGGTGCTTGCTCGACCACTGCAGGTCCTTGCCGGGCGGCGCGGTCGAATTGTTCCGCAGGCGCAGCTCGATCGGGTCCATGTCCAGCGCCACGGCCAGCTCGTCCATCGCGCTCTCCAGCGCGAACGACCCTGGCGCCTCCCCCGGCGCCCGCATGAACGTGGTCGGCGGGATGTTCAGCGGCACCATCTTCTGGGTGAGCGCCAGATTCCTGGTCGCGTACCACTCGCGCGAAGTGCCGTGCGAGGTCGGCTCGACGAACGACCGGTTCGTGTCGGTGCTGCACCAGGAATCGTGGCGCAGCGCGACGAGCGTGCCGTCGGGTTCGGCGCCGAGCGTCATCTTCTGCACGGTCGCGGCGCGCCCCGCGGTCGCGGTGAACACCTGCTCCCTGGTGAGCGCGGCCTTCACCGGGCGGCCGAGCGCGATCGACGCGGCCGCGGCCAGGAACGCGGGCGCGGAGGTCCTGCCCTTCCCGCC is part of the Amycolatopsis sp. CA-230715 genome and encodes:
- a CDS encoding SDR family NAD(P)-dependent oxidoreductase; translated protein: MTTTLITGANKGLGFETARRLIAEGHTVYIGSRDDRRGREAAERLGARAIQLDITDDASVDAAARVIEADGGLDVLVNNAGAQHEMADGKVVIGAEELTADVLRRTFETNVFGTVRVLHAFLPLLRRSPAPVVVNVSSGLASLTRVATPGTPAYAYRGVAYAASKTAVNMITVQYAKALPTMRINAVEPGFTKTDLNDHAGVQTVEEGAEIIVRTALLGPDGPTCGYVDAEGTLPW
- a CDS encoding MerR family transcriptional regulator, which encodes MLEVNDDGISIAEAARRTGVSVHTLRYYERAGLVVTAIDRTSGGRRRYRQVDLNWITVCTKLRATGMPIRTIRRYAELVAAGHGNEQERLALMEAHRADVLARLAEMRRSLDLIDHKIDVYRGRLAAGDADQLWAPRR
- a CDS encoding MerR family transcriptional regulator encodes the protein MTTTTLSIGELSERTGVPTSALRYYDELGLVRPSSRDSGRRRYAESAVKDVAVVLFLAEIGFSLAEIGTYLDGERTGRREMIERKLAELAERQHRIEVARTALEHGLKCPASEPMKCSRFWSIIDGRMRGLSLEESHGRVH
- a CDS encoding class I SAM-dependent methyltransferase, which produces MDIGQRALGHFLRWWARHGGLAQFHRPTGAPGHLAGWIMGSRSSNVARNRWAARLLDVQPTDRVVEIGCGPGVAVAALSALAPRGLVVGVDHSAVMIGQARRRNRAAVRAGRVRLVHAPVEGLSTSDGPFDAALAVNTIGMWPDPADRLRELALLLRPGGRIALVSQPRCPGATAATSANAATELAALLTEAGFGQLRVELLDLDPPVACVLGRLVPEPAR
- a CDS encoding xanthine dehydrogenase family protein molybdopterin-binding subunit, whose product is MTTRLDAPQKVTGRATYGADHQFPGMVYGYVVLSTIAHGEIGAVDTGAAMSVPGVLGVYSPLDPLNLRTANSPLFGETWVPMQDKEVTYYGQPIGFVVAETFEQARDAAALVEISYRERPALTSLEEGLAAAEEAPAARDGSPSTLEVLEDGVESFEDALAASQVVVEATYRTATQNHAAMEPHSAVAVWENGELTVYSGNQGSHLQVMELASALELDQEAVRAVNPFVGGAFGGKGRTSAPAFLAAAASIALGRPVKAALTREQVFTATAGRAATVQKMTLGAEPDGTLVALRHDSWCSTDTNRSFVEPTSHGTSREWYATRNLALTQKMVPLNIPPTTFMRAPGEAPGSFALESAMDELAVALDMDPIELRLRNNSTAPPGKDLQWSSKHLDECFRVGADRFGWADRSPDGRTDGDWLVGLGTATAMFPALRFPATVGVTLLADETAEVATSGADPGTGLLTVLSLVGGESLDIAPERITPKLGDSVLPPGGLSGGSTATASAGTAIMIAAAKVIDDLLAAASAPGAPFDGEEVTYADGRVHADGRSMTYGEVLRALGRPSISANGSSAPGEELTKHSFSSFGAQFCEVRVHKWTREARVSRMLGVFDAGRVINEKTARSQLMGGMIWGVSAALHEGLEIEANGRLANGDFAGYLLPVNADIPEVDVRFVEYPDTLHNAVGAKGLGEIGTVGMAAAVANAVYNATGVRVRHIPITIEDLLD